GCCCAGTATCTCCTGTGCCTTTGTAATGTCTGGTTTACGTTGCTTCGGATCATCTTTTGGCAATGGCTGGTACACCAGTTTTTGCTTGGTACCGGTCAGTGCTATGATTTCTTCCGCAAATTCTTTCAGTGTAATCTCTGCAGGATTTCCGATGTTTACCGGTAAGTGGTAATCGCTCAGCAGCAGGCGGTAAATGCCTTCTACCAGGTCGTCTACATAGCAGAAAGACCGGGTCTGAGAGCCATCTCCGAATACGGTCAGATCCTGTCCTGTCAATGCCTGGCTCATGAATGCAGGCAGTGCACGGCCGTCATTGAGGCGCATTCTTGGACCATAAGTATTGAAGATGCGGATGATGCGTGTTTCTACACCGTGAAAATTGTGATAAGCCATGGTAATGGATTCCATGAAGCGTTTCGCCTCATCATACACTCCACGTGGACCTATTGGATTCACATTGCCCCAGTATTCTTCTGTCTGTGGATGTACCAACGGGTCACCATATACTTCGGAAGTGGAAGCTACCAGGATCCTGGCTTTCTTCTCCTTGGCAAGACCCAGCAGGTTGTGGGTACCGAGGGAGCTTACTTTCAGTGTCTGGATCGGCATTTTCAGATAGTCAATCGGGCTCGCAGGAGAGGCAAAATGCAGGATATAATCCAGTTTGCCGGATACGTGCACGAATTTGCTGACATCATGATGGTAGTATTCAAATTCCGGTAACGGGAACAGGTGTTCGATGTTCTTGATATTGCCGGTGATGAGGTTATCCATTCCAACTACCTGGTAACCTTCTTTTATGAAACGATCACAGAGGTGTGAACCCAGGAAACCTGCAGCACCAGTGATCAGAATTCTTTTTTTCTCCATAAATATTTTGGTTGAATGTTAAATAGTAGCAGCTGCGCGGCCTACGCTCTCATAATGAAAGCCTAGTTCCTGCATCCTTGCCACGTCAAACAGGTTACGACCGTCGAATATGAGTGGGTTATTCAGTGTTGACTTGATTTTCTCGAAGTCAGGCGTTCTGAATACGCTCCATTCGGTTGCTATCACCAATGCATCTGCATTGTCCAGGCAATCGTACTGATGACTGGCGTAAGATACTTTGTCTCCCAGCAGTCTTTTTACATTCTCCATGGCTTCAGGGTCGTGTACTGTAATAGTAGCACCTGCGGACACCAGTGCATCTATGATATATAAAGCCGGTGCTTCGCGTATATCGTCGGTATTTGGCTTAAAGGCCAGCCCCCACAGTGCAAAGTGTTTACCTTTCAGGTCATTGTTAAAGAAGGCATTGATCTTTGGCAGCAGGAACAGCTTTTGCTTTTCATTCACGTCCATTACTGCGTTCAGGATACTGAAGTTATATCCTACATCTTCAGAAGATTTCACCAGTGCCTGCACGTCCTTAGGGAAGCAGCTACCACCGTAACCAATACCTGGGAACAGGAAGCGCTTACCGATACGGTCATCGCTACCTACACCACGGCGTACCATGTCTACATCGGCACCCAGTTTTTCGCACAGGATGGCGATTTCGTTCATGAAAGAGATTTTGGTAGCGAGGAAAGAGTTAGCAGCATACTTAGTCAGTTCTGCTGATTTTTCATCCATGAACAGGATAGGATTACCCTGGCGAACGAATGGTCCGAACAGTTCGCCCATTACTTTGCGGGCTCTTTCTGAACGGGTACCTATTACCACGCGGTCAGGTTTCATGAAGTCATCCACAGCTACTCCTTCGCGTAGGAACTCAGGGTTGGACACCACATCGAATTCACATTTGCAGTTTTGGGCAATAGTGGCCTGTACTTTGTCGGCAGTGCCTACTGGTACAGTGCTTTTGTCTACAATAACCTTGTAGTCTGTAATGATGTTACCCAGTTGCTCAGCTACTTTCAGGATGTATGAGAGGTCTGCGGAGCCATCTTCACCGGGAGGGGTAGGGAGTGCAAGAAAGATCACTTCAGCGTCTTTCACACCGGCTGCAAGGTCAGTAGTGAACTGCAGACGATTTTCTTTGAGGTTACGTTCAAATAATTTTTCCAGGCCGGGCTCGTAAATAGTGATTTGTCCGCCGGACAACTTGTTCACCTTAGCGGCATCAATGTCTACACAGGTGACATCGTTACCGGTTTCAGCAAAACAAGTACCAGTGACCAACCCTACGTACCCGGTGCCTACTACTGTAATTTTCATTTGGAGGTTTGATTTAAAAATGAAAGAACGGAGTGAATAATGTGATTCAATTGGTCTGCATCCATTTCGGTGTGGATCGGTAAGGAGATCACTTTGGACGTCAGAGAGTCTGTAATAGGCAGGTTAAAATCAGCGCCGCCAAAATTGGCAAACATCTTTTGCTTGTGAGCAGGTACAGGATAATAAATCATAGCAGGAACTTGCTGCTCAGCTAAATATTGTTGAAGTGCAAGACGGTCTGCACCTTCGAGTTGTAATGTATACTGGTGATATACGTGATAGCTGTTTGCCGCACGGAAAGGAACCGTGATCTTCGGATGGTTGGCAAATGCTGCATCGTAGGCGTCAGCTACAGCACGACGGGCCTTGATATACTCATCCAGCAGCGGGAGCTTGATGTTCAATACCACCGCCTGTAGTGTATCCAGGCGGGAATTGATACCCACTACATCATGATAGTAACGTTGAGACTGTCCGTGGTTGGCGATCATTTTGATCTTTGCAGCCAGGGTGTCGTCGTTAGTGAACAGGGCTCCGCCATCACCATAGCACCCCAGGTTCTTGGAAGGGAAGAAGGAAGTACAGCCTATCTGACCGATAGCACCGGTTTTCTTCACAGTTCCATCGGAGAAGGTGTAAGTACCACCGATGGCCTGGGCGTTATCTTCGATAACAGGAATATTGTGCTTGCGGGAAATTTCCATAATTGGCTCCATGTCAGCACTATGGCCATACAGGTGCACAGGAACGATTGCTTTGGTTTTTGGTGTGATGGCCTTTTCAACTGCCACCGGGTCAAGACAGAAAGTCTTTGGGTCTACATCAACGAAAACGGGTTTAAGCTGTAGGAGAGCTATTACTTCGGCTGTAGCAATAAAGGTAAAGGATGGTGTAATGACTTCATCACCAGGTTGCAGATCCAGCGCCATGATGGCGATCTGTAATGCATCGGTACCGTTGGCACAGGGAATTACGTGCTTTACTCCCAGATAGTCTTGCAGAGCCGACGTAAATTTCTGTACTGGCGCACCATTAATATAAGCTGCACTTTCTAAAACTTCCGCCATAGCAGCATCTACCTGCGGTTTTATCTTGTTGTATTGGCGTTTGAGATCCACCATTTGAATCGGAACCATGTCTGGGATAGATATTTTGTTTAAAGTGAGGCAAATTTACAAATTTTGACATAGGAAGGGCAGTATCTTTGCCCCTGTTAAAAAAATCAGTACAAGTACGTCATCAGGATGCTGGGAAACGCCATATATAATATAGGAATAAAATCATACCGGGCCGGGGTTGGGCTGGCTGCTGCTACCGGCAATGCCAAAGCGAAACTGTGGATTGAAGGCCGCCGTCACTGGCGGGAACGGATGAAGGAACAGCTGAAAGGAACTGGTCCTCTCATTTGGGTGCATGCCGCCTCGCTGGGTGAATTTGAGCAGGGAAGACCTGTGTTGGAAGCGATCCGGGCACAATACCCCCATTGCCGTATCCTGCTCACCTTTTATTCCCCATCCGGGTACGAGGTGCGTAAGAATTACCAGGGAGCTGATTACGTATGCTACCTTCCGTTGGATACTCCAGGCAATGCCAGAGATTTCCTGGACATCGTATGTCCGACACTGGTGATCTTTATTAAATATGAGTTCTGGTATCATTTCCTGACAGCCTTGTCTCAAAGGCAGCTACCAGTATTGCTTATTTCCGGCATTTTCAGACCTAACCAGTTATTTTTCAAGCCTTATGGTGGTATGTTCAGACAGTTGCTCCGGCAGTTTGACTGGATTTTTGTACAAAACCAGGATTCGCTGGACCTGATCCGGCAGCTGGGCATTGAAAGAGCAAGCCTGGCTGGGGATACCCGTTTTGACAGGGTATCGGCGCTGTTGGAGGAAACTGTTTCTTTGCCGGCTATCGAAACTTTTATCAATGGCCGTAAGGCCGTGATAGCAGGTAGTACCTGGGAGGCCGATGAACAGGTGCTGGCTGAATGGTGGAAAACAAATGCGAAACCGGATCGCTGTTTGATACTGGCGCCGCATGAGATTCATGAAGCGCATATTAAACGGGTGCAGTTATTGTTTCCCGGCGCTGTCCGTTATTCACAGGGTGGTCAGGGCAATGTGCTGATTATTGATAATATTGGTTTGTTGTCCCTGTTATATCGTTATGCCCGCGTTACCTTTATCGGTGGGGGATTTGGAAAAGATGGCATTCACAATATCCTGGAGCCGGCTACTTACAGCAAGCCGGTAGTATTCGGGCCAGTATTCCATAAATACCCGGAAGCAGCTGCATTGCTGGCAGCTGGCGGTGGTGCAACCATTGCTGATGTCAGTGCATTAACTACAGAAATGGAATCCTTACTGGAAGACGATGCCCGCTGTATGCAAAAAGGTAATGCCGCCGGCCGTTTTGTGGCCGATAATAAGGGTGCGACCGAAAAAATTCTGGCTTATATTCAGGAGAAACGTTTTTTCACCAATGCATAGAACTGGCGAACGACACGGTTATCATCTACCCAACCCTGTCTGATTTTCAACTCTCTTTCTATCCAGTATTCCGCATCAGGCAATGAGTGCATCTCATTGATCGTCTTGACGGAGCGCTCATAAGAGTCTACATCACCACGGAAGAGTTCCTGGATGAACTGGAATTTGTCGTTGATACCGATGGCCTGGCGCAGGTCTTTGACAGGCATATCGTTGAAGCGATCAGCTATCTCTGACTGACTTTGACGCAGGCGGTCGTTCAGGGAAGGAATATTTTGTGCTACTTTTTGATTCAGTTCTTTCAGCTCGGAGTGAATACCGTTGGTTTCAGACTTGTCTGTTTTTTCAGGTTTTTCAACCTTTTCATTCTTTTCAGGTCTGGAAGCACTGACAACAGGCTGGCTATGGTCACCGAAGAGGGTGATGAACACAGGTTGTTTTTCTTCTTCTTTGGGAGCCGGAGTAGGAGCGGGTGCCGGTGTTGGTTCCGGAGCAGGCGCTGGAGCTGGAGTGAGTGTCGGTGGCTGGTAGGCAACCGGTGGCTCAGGAATGGGTGCTGGTTTTGGCTCAGGTGCAGGTGTTTGATAAGCTTTCAGGGCATCCTGCTCAGGTATTGGCGACTGATACGCTTTCAATGCTTCTGATGTAGGAGCTGGAGACTGGTACGCCCGCAGTGGTTCTGTTGCAGGCGCTGGCGTCTTCTCCGCAATAGGTTGATTTACAACCGGTGCCGGTTCAATCATTCCTACTGGCTCTGGAGCTGGCGGTTCAGGTCGTTTATATTCAACAACTGGTATTGATTCAGATGGCGTAAATTGCGGGGCGGTTATTTTATCATTGGAATCAACTGTAACTTCCGGGTCAGCCATAGTAGCTCCCGGCATAATTACAGCAATATTACTCTGTCTGCGTTGCAATTCTCTTTCCCGTTCTCTTTCAAGACTCCGGGCATGAAGGATTTCCGCCTGCAATAATTGCACATAATATGATATTGACTGCAGGGTCGCGCCAGTCGTCTTTAATTCCTGTAACTTGTCAATTAATGCACTTATTTTTTCCATAATCGCAAAAAAAAATAATTTAATGCAAAATGTGTTCCATGCGTTAATTGTTAACGTAGTCTGAGAGAAATTATTTTATTTGCATGAAGTTATACCATTTTAATTAACTGTAAATCAAAATAGTATATTATGTTTATTGAACCTTCTCTTGCAGG
This Chitinophaga sancti DNA region includes the following protein-coding sequences:
- a CDS encoding UDP-glucuronic acid decarboxylase family protein produces the protein MEKKRILITGAAGFLGSHLCDRFIKEGYQVVGMDNLITGNIKNIEHLFPLPEFEYYHHDVSKFVHVSGKLDYILHFASPASPIDYLKMPIQTLKVSSLGTHNLLGLAKEKKARILVASTSEVYGDPLVHPQTEEYWGNVNPIGPRGVYDEAKRFMESITMAYHNFHGVETRIIRIFNTYGPRMRLNDGRALPAFMSQALTGQDLTVFGDGSQTRSFCYVDDLVEGIYRLLLSDYHLPVNIGNPAEITLKEFAEEIIALTGTKQKLVYQPLPKDDPKQRKPDITKAQEILGWSPKVDRKDGLRITYEYFKEALNK
- a CDS encoding 3-deoxy-D-manno-octulosonic acid transferase, whose product is MLGNAIYNIGIKSYRAGVGLAAATGNAKAKLWIEGRRHWRERMKEQLKGTGPLIWVHAASLGEFEQGRPVLEAIRAQYPHCRILLTFYSPSGYEVRKNYQGADYVCYLPLDTPGNARDFLDIVCPTLVIFIKYEFWYHFLTALSQRQLPVLLISGIFRPNQLFFKPYGGMFRQLLRQFDWIFVQNQDSLDLIRQLGIERASLAGDTRFDRVSALLEETVSLPAIETFINGRKAVIAGSTWEADEQVLAEWWKTNAKPDRCLILAPHEIHEAHIKRVQLLFPGAVRYSQGGQGNVLIIDNIGLLSLLYRYARVTFIGGGFGKDGIHNILEPATYSKPVVFGPVFHKYPEAAALLAAGGGATIADVSALTTEMESLLEDDARCMQKGNAAGRFVADNKGATEKILAYIQEKRFFTNA
- a CDS encoding UDP-glucose/GDP-mannose dehydrogenase family protein; translated protein: MKITVVGTGYVGLVTGTCFAETGNDVTCVDIDAAKVNKLSGGQITIYEPGLEKLFERNLKENRLQFTTDLAAGVKDAEVIFLALPTPPGEDGSADLSYILKVAEQLGNIITDYKVIVDKSTVPVGTADKVQATIAQNCKCEFDVVSNPEFLREGVAVDDFMKPDRVVIGTRSERARKVMGELFGPFVRQGNPILFMDEKSAELTKYAANSFLATKISFMNEIAILCEKLGADVDMVRRGVGSDDRIGKRFLFPGIGYGGSCFPKDVQALVKSSEDVGYNFSILNAVMDVNEKQKLFLLPKINAFFNNDLKGKHFALWGLAFKPNTDDIREAPALYIIDALVSAGATITVHDPEAMENVKRLLGDKVSYASHQYDCLDNADALVIATEWSVFRTPDFEKIKSTLNNPLIFDGRNLFDVARMQELGFHYESVGRAAATI
- a CDS encoding DegT/DnrJ/EryC1/StrS family aminotransferase: MVPIQMVDLKRQYNKIKPQVDAAMAEVLESAAYINGAPVQKFTSALQDYLGVKHVIPCANGTDALQIAIMALDLQPGDEVITPSFTFIATAEVIALLQLKPVFVDVDPKTFCLDPVAVEKAITPKTKAIVPVHLYGHSADMEPIMEISRKHNIPVIEDNAQAIGGTYTFSDGTVKKTGAIGQIGCTSFFPSKNLGCYGDGGALFTNDDTLAAKIKMIANHGQSQRYYHDVVGINSRLDTLQAVVLNIKLPLLDEYIKARRAVADAYDAAFANHPKITVPFRAANSYHVYHQYTLQLEGADRLALQQYLAEQQVPAMIYYPVPAHKQKMFANFGGADFNLPITDSLTSKVISLPIHTEMDADQLNHIIHSVLSFLNQTSK